The segment CGTGAACCTGTGATGGAAGCAAACCTTGATGTGCCAGTTATTGAAGTTGAAGTCCATGCAGGATACAGGAACAACACCAAAGGTGTGCTCTTTGCACTGGAATCCGCCCTTGATGCAGGTATCATCGACAGGGAAGAGTTCAGCAGGCAGCAGCACCTTCTGGAAGAGGCTACCAACGTTGAACTGCGCCACGGTGCTGCAAGCAAGGAATACCTTGCACCATCCCGCGGAGATGTGAAGTACAAGGTCGCACAGAGGATCATCGAGCTTCTCAAGGAAGGCAAGCGCGGAATTACAATTATGAACGCCAAGAAAGAGACCGGTTACATGTTCGCAGACATTACCGTCGCTGTGAACGAGATCGCAGAGCAGCTTGGCAAAGCAGATAATATCATCAATATGTCCAACACTGACGTTGGCCTTGGACTTCCAAGGGTACGCCACCATGCAGAGTGCATCATGAATGACTTTGAGGAGAAGGGGATTCCTATCCATGAGATCATTGGCGGACTGGACGAGTACCCGGTTGCTGGAGCTACCATCGATAAGCTGATCGAGGAAAAGTACAGCGACTACGACTTTGCCGTGATCACAGGAGTTCCACATGCAATACCAATGGATCACCTGTCCGACATGGAGATCATCTCCGTGACAAACGGCCCAAGGCAGGTACTGCCTCTCAAGGAACTGGGACATGAGCATGTGCTAGTGGAGATCGATCTGCATCCAAAGACACTTGGCGTCAACCACATCGTGGAGTCCGAGTTCGGAGCCACATTAAGGGAAGTTGCAAAAGAATCAATTTGAACGGAGCATTCAGAGATGACAATACAGAAGAGAATAGCCATCTATGGAAAGGGCGGTATCGGAAAATCAAGCACCGCATCCAACGTTGCAGCTGCCTGTGCAGATGAGGGATACAAGGTAATGATCATCGGCTGTGACCCGAAGAGTGACTCATCCATTACATTGCTTGGAGGCAAGCGCATACCAACGATCCTCGACCTTCTACGTGACGGCGTCGATGTGAAAGAGGAAGACGTGATCCACGAAGGCTACAAAGGCGTAAAATGTGTCGAGGTCGGCGGACCTGAACCTGGAATAGGATGTGCAGGACGTGGGATTATCGTTGCCATCCAGACGCTCAAGAAGATATCAAAATCACTTAACGAAATGGACCTCATCATCTACGACGTCCCTGGAGATATCGTATGCGGTGGTTTTGTCGCACCTATTCGCAAGGGACTTGTGAAGGAAGCATACGTGTTGACATCCGGTGAGTACATGCCACTCTATGCAGCGAACAACATCTGCAGAGGACTTGCAAAGATCAACACCCCCTTAAGCGGAATTATCTGCAACTCCCGCAGTGTGAGCCGCGAGGAAGAGATCGTCACAAAGTTCGCATCAGAGATCGGAAGCGAGCTCATGGCATTCATCCCTAAGGAGCAGATCGTGCAGGACTGCGAAAGGGATGGTTTCTCTGTAATGGAGAAAGCACCTGACTCCAACGTAGCAAAGGTATATCGCAAACTTGCACAGGCCATCATGGAAAGGGACAGCTCTGTAATGCCGGAAGCCCTTGATGATGAGCGCCTGAGAGAACTTACAAAATAAAAAGAGAACATCTCATGCCAGCAGAAACAGCAGACAGAAAAATGGACATGCCAAGAATTCTCCTGGCAGCCGACAGGTCATCCTCAGGCAAGACCACCATCACAGCAGGACTGCTTGCGGCCCTCACTTCCAGAGGATACAGTGTGCAGCCTTTTAAGGTGGCACTTGATTACATCGATCCCAGCTATCACTCTGAGATCACCGGGAGACGTGCTCGTAACCTCGACGGTTACCTCATGGAAGAGGAAGGCGTGCTTGATGTGTTCACACATGCATGCGATGTCGACGGGAAAGCGGATATTGCTGTTATCGAAGGCGTGAGAGGACTTTTCGAAGGGCTGGAAAGCCTTGGTGAGACTGGAAGCACTGCCCAGGTAGCCAAGATGCTGAACTGCCCTGTCATTTTGATCATCAATGCACGCAGTATCACACGTTCCGCCGCCGCACTTGTGAACGGCTACAAGAACTTCGATCCTGATGTCAACATCGTTGGTGTGATACTGAACAACATCGGCGGCATGAGACATGCCAAAAAGGCAAAGGAAGCTGTGGAGCACTTTACAGGCGTCCCTGTGCTGGGAATAATACCCAGGGACAATGCAATGCAGATATCCATGCGCCACCTTGGACTTGTCCCGGCCATCGAGGAGAGGCGCAGGATCAACGACCTTGATGAACGCATTACTGCCATTGAGAAGAGGGTTTCCGAAGGCATAGACATCGACAAGGTGCTGGAGCTTGCAAGGCAGGCAGAACCTGTGGAAAAACCGGAAAGTTCCGTGTTCACAGCACGAAAAACCGAAGGTGAGGCTCCGGTGATCGGAGTTGCACTTGATGAGGCTTTCAATTTCTATTATCACAATAACCTTGAGCTCCTGGAGCTTGCAGGAGCAAAGATTGAGTATTTCAGCCCTATCCATGACAAGAGCCTTCCGGATGTGGATGCACTTTACCTCGGAGGCGGGTATCCAGAGCTTTTCGCTTCCGAACTTGAAGCCAACGAAAGCATGAAGCAGGATATCAAAAAGGCATCAG is part of the Methanococcoides methylutens MM1 genome and harbors:
- the cfbC gene encoding Ni-sirohydrochlorin a,c-diamide reductive cyclase ATP-dependent reductase subunit — its product is MTIQKRIAIYGKGGIGKSSTASNVAAACADEGYKVMIIGCDPKSDSSITLLGGKRIPTILDLLRDGVDVKEEDVIHEGYKGVKCVEVGGPEPGIGCAGRGIIVAIQTLKKISKSLNEMDLIIYDVPGDIVCGGFVAPIRKGLVKEAYVLTSGEYMPLYAANNICRGLAKINTPLSGIICNSRSVSREEEIVTKFASEIGSELMAFIPKEQIVQDCERDGFSVMEKAPDSNVAKVYRKLAQAIMERDSSVMPEALDDERLRELTK
- the cfbD gene encoding Ni-sirohydrochlorin a,c-diamide reductive cyclase catalytic subunit; the protein is MDNKNISIIHPRPSSIVAALYTLRDLNVDVAILHGPPGCSFKHARLLEEDGIHVVTTALDESGFVFGGHRELVNVLHKVNDMFHPKLIGVVGTCASMIIGEEMREPVMEANLDVPVIEVEVHAGYRNNTKGVLFALESALDAGIIDREEFSRQQHLLEEATNVELRHGAASKEYLAPSRGDVKYKVAQRIIELLKEGKRGITIMNAKKETGYMFADITVAVNEIAEQLGKADNIINMSNTDVGLGLPRVRHHAECIMNDFEEKGIPIHEIIGGLDEYPVAGATIDKLIEEKYSDYDFAVITGVPHAIPMDHLSDMEIISVTNGPRQVLPLKELGHEHVLVEIDLHPKTLGVNHIVESEFGATLREVAKESI
- the cfbB gene encoding Ni-sirohydrochlorin a,c-diamide synthase, with the translated sequence MPAETADRKMDMPRILLAADRSSSGKTTITAGLLAALTSRGYSVQPFKVALDYIDPSYHSEITGRRARNLDGYLMEEEGVLDVFTHACDVDGKADIAVIEGVRGLFEGLESLGETGSTAQVAKMLNCPVILIINARSITRSAAALVNGYKNFDPDVNIVGVILNNIGGMRHAKKAKEAVEHFTGVPVLGIIPRDNAMQISMRHLGLVPAIEERRRINDLDERITAIEKRVSEGIDIDKVLELARQAEPVEKPESSVFTARKTEGEAPVIGVALDEAFNFYYHNNLELLELAGAKIEYFSPIHDKSLPDVDALYLGGGYPELFASELEANESMKQDIKKASEAGLPIYGECGGLMYLTERITTGVKGKGTYHMAEMPESTHEMVGALPGHSLMGHKRVVSYNIGALDVDTIIGKCGNSFIGHEFHHSEVTELPSDAKFAIKLSRGTGIVDGWDGLVKNNTLGAYAHLEASSYKDFATTFVDAAAKYRSEKA